The Tenrec ecaudatus isolate mTenEca1 chromosome 4, mTenEca1.hap1, whole genome shotgun sequence region atccaggagACAACTTCACCGGAGAGAAGCTCCAGGAGCTCCCATGCCAAGACCTATACTTCAGACAGATCCTGGAAGAGAGGGCTGCTGGTGCCCTGGCTAGATCTACATTCCATCCCAAGGAATCCTTGAGGAAAGCCAAGAAGTGGTCTCGACGTGGTGGGACTGCAAACAAAGAGATGGGCCAAACCATTCTCTCAGCCAAGTACCAGACCCCCTACAGATCTTTCTCCCTTATCTAAGCTTCCCCTCCCATTCTGGGTCCACCAAAATCTGGGCTGATCGCATTGCAAGAGAGTGGTCCCAGCTTGTTCAGAGAAGAGATTGGTCCACAAGAACCCCCGCCAGCCAGAAAGTTCTCATAGCCCACGGTCCTATCCAGTCCACCTCAAAGGCTGTGGAAGCACATACTTCGGTAGTATACTTGCACAGTGATATTTTGGTTGGCTTCATCACCGGCGCCACCACACTGATACCGTCCCTGTGGGTCCAGGATGCGCTGTCCCAAGTCCAAACTTTTATGGTCCGAGAAGAATTTTCCTTTTGTTCCCTCTATCCAGTTGATGTAgttgcagttcaaaatcactctgTCCTCATGTTCCTCCACCGGTATCTTGACGGGACATGCTAAGGAAAGGGAGGAGGCGGGGAGTAGGACCACAGGTGCCAGTTCTTTGTCCTGTACCAGCCCCTTGTTCTGCTGAGGCTCGTACTTTACACACATCAGCATAGAGTTTCTAGGAAAGGAAATGTCCCAGGAGAAGGAGCCTTCCTGGAATGCTCCCCAGGAACTGGAGAAGCAAGCCCACAAAAATACAgtcaggccaggggcttgggtggagagcaaatgttttgagaatgatgaaggcaatgaatgtacaaatgtgctttacacaatagatggatgcatggattgtgataagagttgtatgagtcctaataaaacaatttttaaaatacagacaGACATGCAAAGGGTAGATATTGATTGGACAGCCCTCCTAGACCACCAACTGGGGGAATTGTAGACGGCTGAAGCACCCAAGAGATAGGGAAAGGCAAGAGAGCATTCCTCAGTTGGTGATGTTCCCGTTTTTTTCCTCTCCGAAAACTTCTGGTCCTATTTTCCAACCACCTGCAATACTCCAATTTCACCTTCTCACTGGCTCTCCtcaccccttccccagccccaacAACAATTACCAAGGGCATGGGCTCACCACTAAAACCTTTGCCAGGGCCTGCGATGGTTGGAAGTGGGGGAGAATCTGACATGGATTACAAATCCAATAGACAAGAGGGAACTCAGGGAAAATTCCACATaactatttttaagtattccaccTCAGCTGGAATAATGGGAAAATTTATATCAAATCCATTCTTGGCGTTCCAGTCTCTGGATGTCACCCCGCAAGTCAAGTTAGTGAAGCGGAGGTGTTGGAAGTAAGCACAGCATCTGTCTGGATCCATTGACTTGCTCTGACAGTCTGCGGCCAACCATCCCCCGAGCCCCCTGGAACCGTGTCATCAATGCATGGGAAAAGTAGAATTTACCTTCTCCCCGAGCTTCATCTTCTGTTACCAACTAAGATATAAGAGTAGCCTCTTAGAGAAACTTTCCAATAGCAGCTTCTTGAGACTCAAAATCAAGGAGATACGTGTACACCAGATGTCTCATGGCTCCAGGGGCAGATGCCAGGGTCCTGGTGCATCTGACTATTAGGGTGACCGATCGATCACCTGTGCCTGGGATGAGGGGGTTCTTCAGATGTGgaactttcatttttaaaaccaaAATTGCCCCCAGGCAAACAGCCTCTACATGTAGTAACCTCCCAGAAATACCCTTCCTCCTCCTCAACCACCCGTTCGTTTTTCTCTGAAGGCGCTGCTCTGGGTGGTGGTGTAATAGTGGCCAAATGATCCCAGAGACTACATGTCCTAGAAGGTATCCTGCATGGAACTCTGCTCCCATGACCAGCCTTAAGCTCAGGCACACACAGACGCCGCCATTTCCTACAAGTCTTGACCTAAGGCTTCTAAGGCCATTCAAGGCCAAGAAGCAGCCCCGGCTAGAGCTGATCAGATGTGTGTGGCCCAGCTGCTGTGTATGTTAGGCCCCAACCTTGCTCTCCTCTTCACCCCAAGGCCTGAAGAATGCTAGCTTCGTGATGGGTGTGCAAGTGGACCTCACAGGAGACGCTCTCAGCGGTAATGTCCTCCTCAAGTTTCTTCTCAAGATGCCCACCCACCTCCAGCAACCTTACCTTGAGGGAGAAGGGCAGCCAGTATCAGGCCAATCAGAAACCTGCTGTGCTCCATGTCTGAGCCCAATCCACCTAGTAGACCAGCTCAGAGTCCCCAGCAAGGGTGAGAGCCACCCTCCCCCAGTGCCTCACAGCACCGGAAAAAgtcaagggtgggggaggaactaggaggcaaacacATTTCTCTGCCTTTTGCCAGGCTAGGGGGTAGAGGTTGGGCAGatgggtggggggtaggaaggAAACAAGTGTACATGGCTCTTGCTCTGAGGAGCGAGTttgaaggtgggatggaaagcgGAGCAGAGAGTAGGACAGAGTTTGCCTGGTTTCTAGAAAATGGAAAGCAGTTTCCGATCTCCTTACCTAAGTTGCTGATGACAAACAAGAACTGACGAAAAGCCAAGTTCCGGTTACTAAGCTGTTCCATCTCTCAAGAGCCGCTTGAGAGAAGCTGTAGGCCCCATTGCAGCAGCCATACCGCGAGGCTCCTCCCAGACGGACCTTTCCTCCAGGCCCCTCAGTGAACAGTCTGGGACCCCAGACAAAGCATCTTCTTCATCCCACGGGGAGATCGGGTGGCAGAGTCCTCCAGCCAGAGATCTGTGTCCTGTCTCACTACTTACCCGCAGAGACTGGAGGTGTTGCTcggctgccaacccaaaggctggcatttccaatccacccagaggtgcctcggaagaaaggcttggtgacctgcttcccaaacctcagccctgggaaaccccaTGAAGCACGATTCTCTCTGACACACCAGGGGTCGTTGACAGCACCCGGATTGGTGGGGTTTCTATTTCCctatctctttcttttttggtgAGGTCGGTCCTGCCACAGAGCTTCTCAGAGGCTACATCCCTCAACCTTCTCAGAGGAGTCAAACGAAATGTGTACATCATGCCCAACACATCCTAGGGGCTCCGTGAGCGGGAGTTCACTCTAACAGCCTCCCATTCAGGATGGAACCTGCCCAGAAGACAAGCCTAACTCTAGTTCACCTGAGGGCAGCGACAGTGCCTGTCTTGCTCTGGCTGTATCCTATCGCCTAGCTTCTGCCTGGCACAAAACACCACCCCCCACGAGTACTTTTGACTGAAGGACTGACTGACTCGGGGATGCAGGAGCCCCTGGGGCCATGCTAGTGGCCTTCTCAAAACTCTGTCCCCTTGCTCTCCCCAGGGAGCTCCACTTTGGGAAGCTCATCCTGCAAGAATAGCGGGAAAGGACCGAATGCAGACCAGAGCTGGGGTGGCTTTCCAAGCAGAGTCTCATCTAAAGGCAGTGCCCATGAAGTAAGGCGCCCAGGATCATCTCCCACCTGGCACCCAAGGTGGCTCTGCCAAAGCAGAATCTTTGCCAGGGTAGTAttttctccccgcccctcccaccgCCCCCCAACCTCCACTCCAGGAGCACCCAGAGCAGCCTTCACGAAAAAGCAAGAGACATTTGCAcctgcagcctggcccaggccctgCCTCCCCGGCTCAGGGCGGAAGGAGGAGGCTCTGGTGTCTTGGAGCAGGGTCCCCACAGGGTGCGGGGTGCTGGGTGGAGCCAGCTAGCTGCTGTGCCCGCCAGAGCACTGCTTGCTACAGGACTGACATGGACCAGGGGAAGCGTCTGGCCAGCCTCACGCTGGTCATCTTTCTTCTTCAAGGTAAGAACCCCCTGGGGGCTTAGAACCCAGAGAAGGTCTCAAGGGAAGACTGCGTGGGAGGAACAGGGCTATGGCCAGCCCTGATGCCCAGTTCAAAGGGATGAAGGCACTTGCAGTTCCCTGCTAGAAAGAGGCAGTGACAGCACTGGGGTCCTTGAGAGATCAGAACAGCAACCTGAAGTGGCAGGGGGCCTCTGCTGCCAGCATCTTGGCCTGGGACGCAACCCAGCGGGGCCAGGCCAGGAGCCTGTGTGTCAGGAACGCTGGTGAAGAAGGAGCCCTCACGACAATTGAAAGGGTTCTCCCCCAAGGAGCTCACGGCCGGATGGGAGAGAGACGGTCAGTGTTACGAGACGGAGGGTCAGTACGTTCAGTTAGCTATGGGCCAGAGGAAGCGGGTGAGCTGGGCTGAAGCCGGCAATCTGGACTAATTCTCCACACATGACAGAAAACAGCCACTGCTTTGAGTTAGTTCCGACTCAGCATTTCTATAGAGGGCTGTGGAGACGCTGAATCTttccaggaagcagacagccccatctttctgcgcACATTAGGGGCAGCCCAGACCATGAGAGTTGTTCAACTCTCGCAAGTAGTACATATATGGTACGTGATGGGAAAAGTCGTGGAGGATAGGACACAACT contains the following coding sequences:
- the CD3D gene encoding T-cell surface glycoprotein CD3 delta chain isoform X1, translating into MEHSRFLIGLILAALLPQACPVKIPVEEHEDRVILNCNYINWIEGTKGKFFSDHKSLDLGQRILDPQGRYQCGGAGDEANQNITVQVYYRMCQNCVELDSASLAGILITDIIATLLLALGVYCFAGHETGRPSQAADTQVLLRNDQVYQPLRNRDDAQYSHLGGNWPRNK
- the CD3D gene encoding T-cell surface glycoprotein CD3 delta chain isoform X2, whose product is MEHSRFLIGLILAALLPQACPVKIPVEEHEDRVILNCNYINWIEGTKGKFFSDHKSLDLGQRILDPQGRYQCGGAGDEANQNITVQVYYRTADTQVLLRNDQVYQPLRNRDDAQYSHLGGNWPRNK